The Streptomyces sp. V3I7 genome segment GCGTGGCGTTCTCGGTCGGTCCGGTTCCGGAGGTCGCGGAAGTCGTCATTGTTTGAGCATACGTTCGGGGTGATCAGGACAAACGGGAGCCGCCGCCCGAGGGTGGCCGGTTACTTCCCCTTGCCCAGCCGTTCACGGCGGTGTACGAGGATGACGCCCCCCTCAACACCTCCTGCACCACCACTGCACCACCCATTCAGGCACCGCACGACGCGATCGCGATGGGAGCAGCAGCATGTGCGAGGACGAACACGGCCGCAGACCGGCCCCCGGCCCGGGGCGACGCGCCCTCTTGGTGACGGGAGCGGCGGCCGCGCTTACCTTGGAAGGCGTGAGCTTCGCCGCAGCCGACACCAGTGGTCCGCAGACCCGGACCTTGCGCGGCACCCTGCCGCCCGGCGCCCCGGACTTCGTGTACCTCCCGGTCGAAGTCCCCTCCGGCGTACGGGAGATCAGGGTCTCCTACACCTACGAGCGGCCGTCCGTCCCGGCCGGCACCACGGGCAACGCCCTCGACATCGGCCTCTTCGACGGCCGCGGCACCGACCTCGGCGGCCGAGGCTTCCGGGGCTGGTCGGGCGGCGCCCGCACCGAGTTCTTCGTCCGCGCGGACGACGCCACGCCGGGCTACATACCGGGCCCGGTGGACGCGGGCACCTGGCACCTCGTCCTCGGGCCCTACACGGTGGCGCCGCAGGGCCTGGCGTACGAGATCACGGTCACGCTCGTCCACGGAGAGCCCGGCGCCACTCCGCGCCAGGTGTATCCGCCCGAGCGGGCCCGGGGCCGCGGCCGGGACTGGTACCGGGGCGACTGCCATCTGCACTCCTGGTACTCCGACGGCCGCCGCACCCCCGCCGAGATCGCGGCGCTCGCGCGGGCGGCCGGTCTCGACTTCATCAACTCCTCGGACCACAACACTCATTCGGCGCACCCGCACTGGGCCGCCGAGGCCGGCGACGACCTGCTGATCATGCTGGGCGAGGAGATCACGACCCGCAACGGCCATGTGGTCGCGCTGGGCACCGACCCGGGCACCTTCGTGGACTGGCGCTACCGGGCCCGCGACAACCGTTTCGGCCGGTTCGCCCGCGAGATCCGCCGCGCGGGCGGGCTGGTCGTCCCGGCCCACCCGCACGCCACCTGTGTCGGCTGCGCCTGGAAGTTCGGCTTCGGGGAGGCGGACGCCGTGGAGGTGTGGAACGGCCCCTACACCCCCGACGACGAGGTCGCGCTCGCCGCCTGGGACGCCCAACTCATCGCCTCCGTACGGCAGAACCGGGCGTGGCTGCCGGCGATGGGCAACAGCGACGCCCACCGCGACCCGGACGTCGTCGGCTCCCCGCAGACGGTGGTCCTCGCCGACGACCTCACCCGCGAGGCCGTCCAGGAGGGCATCCGCGCGGGCCGCTCGTACGTCGCCGAGTCCAGGCACGTCACGATGGCGTTCACCGCGACCGGCGGGCGCGGTCAACTGGCCGGGATCGGGGAGCGGTTGGAGATGGACGCCGACACCCCGGTGACGGTGCGCCTGGAGGTCTCGGGCGCCCCGCGCTGCACGGTCCGCCTGGTGACGGACGAGGGCGTCCTGCTGACCAGCGATCCGCTGCCGGTGACGGGCTCGGGCGTGGTCGAGTGGCACACCACGCCGTCGTACGCGGCCTACGTACGGGCGGAGTTGCGGCACGAGACGGCGGCGGGTCCGCTGCCCGGTGCGCTGGCGGGTGTGACGAACCCGATCTTCCTGGGTCGCCGCCCCACCACGTAGAGACCGTGTGAGGACTGTGTGGACCAGCGTGATGCCCCTTGTGATCGGTGTCTCGCACGGCTGACGCAACCGCTGTGAACAAGGCAAACTGACGTAGTTGTTCGGAATGCCTAGGGGGACGAACGCATGGACGCTGGCCCGCGAGTTCCGGAGCAGCAGCGTCATCCCGGCTCCGGTGCGGAGCCGGCGGCGCTGTCGCTGCGGTTCAGTGTGCTCGGACCGGTGCGTGCCTGGCGCGGCGAGGAGCCGCTCAGCACGGGTTCACCCCAGCAACGGGCCCTGCTCGCCGCCCTGTTGCTGCGCGAGGGACGCACGGCGACCGCGGCGGAGCTGATCGACGCCCTGTGGGGCGCCGAGCCGCCGTCGCAGGCGCTGGCGGCGGTGCGGACGTACGCCTCCCGGCTGCGCAAGGCGCTGGATCCCGGGGTGCTGGTCAGCGAGTCCGGGGGCTACGCGGTGCGGGGGCTACGCGAGAGCGCGCTGGATCTGGCGCACGCGCAGGTCCTGGCGGCCGAGGCGGAGAAGGCGCGCGGCGGCGGGGACCTGCGCCAGGCGCGCGAGGTGCTGAACCGGGCGCTGGCGCTGTGGGACGGCGAGGTGCTCGCGGGCGTGCCGGGGCCGTACGCGGAGGCGCAGCGGGTGCGGCTGGAGGAGTGGCGGCTCCAACTCCTGGAGACGCGGCTGGAGATGGACCTGGACCAGGGCTGCCACGCCGAGGCCGTCTCGGAGCTGACGGCCCTGACGGCGGCGCACCCGCTGCGCGAGCGGCTGCGGGAGCTGCTGATGCTGGCGCTGTACCGCAGCGGCCGCCAGGCGGAGGCGCTGGCGGCGTACGCGGACACCCGGCGCCTGCTGGCCGACGAGCTGGGGGTGGACCCGCGGCCGGGCCTGCGGGAGCTCCAGCAGCGCATCCTGCGGGCCGACCCGTCCCTGGCGGAGCCGTCGGTGCCCGCCGTCGAACCGGCCCCGGCGCCCGTACGTCCGGCGCAACTTCCGGCGCAGGTACCCGACTTCACGGGCCGGGCGGCGTTCGTCGCCGAGCTGGGCGAGGTGCTGGCGTCGGCGGACGGCCGGGTGATGGCCGTGTCGGCGCTGGCCGGGATCGGCGGCGTCGGCAAGACCACGCTGGCGGTGCACGTGGCGCATCAGGCGCGTTCCGCCTTCCCCGACGGGCAGTTGTACGTCGACCTCCAGGGTGCCGGACCCCGGGCGGCGGAGCCGGAGACTGTGCTGGGCTCGTTCCTGCGCGCCCTCGGCACACCGGACTCGGCGATCCCGGACTCGCTGGAGGAGCGGTCGGCGCTGTACCGGTCGGTGCTGGACGGGCGGCGCGTGCTGGTCCTGCTGGACAACGCCCGCGACGCCGCGCAGGTACGTCCGCTGCTGCCCGGCACGGAGGGCTGCGCGGCGCTGGTGACGTCCCGGGTGCGCATGGTGGGGCTGGCCGGGGCGCGCCTGGTGGACCTGGACGTGATGTCGCCGGAGGAGGCGCTGTCGCTGTTCACGAAGATCGTGGGCGCCTGGCGGGTGGCCAGCGAGCGCGAGGCCGCCCTCGACGTGGTCGCGGCGTGCGGTTTCCTGCCGCTGGCGATCCGGATCGCGGCGTCCCGGCTCGCGGCCCGGCGGACCTGGACGGTGTCCGTGCTGGCGGCCAAGCTCGCGGACGAGCGGCGTCGGCTGGACGAGCTCCAGGCCGGCGACCTGGCGGTCAAGGCCACCTTCGAGCTCGGCTACGGCCAGCTGGAGCCGGCCCAGGCCCGGGCGTTCCGGCTGCTGGGGCTGGCCGACGGCCCGGACATCTCGCTGGCGGCGGCCGCGGCGGTGCTGGACCTGCCCGCGGAGGACACCGAGGACCTGCTGGAGTCCCTGGTGGACACCTCCCTGCTGGAGTCCGCCGCCCCCGGCCGCTACCGCTTCCACGACCTGGTCCGGCTCTACGCCCGCGCCTGCGCCGAACGCGACGAACTGCCGCCCGGCGAGCGCACGGACGCGCTGTCGCGGCTGCTGGACTTCTACCTGGCGACGGCGGCCGGGGTGTACGCGATCGAGCGGCCGGGCGACCGGCTGGTGGACCACCTGGAGCGGACCTCGTACCCGGGCCTGGCGTTCGCCTCGCGGCACGCCGCCCAGGACTGGCTCTACGCCGAGGCCCACTGCGTGATGGCGTGCGTGCGCCAGAGCGTGGACGGGCCGGGGCTGCGCCGGGCCGTCGATCTGCTGTGGGCCTCCAAGGACCTGGCGGAGTCGGGCGCGAACGCGCGCGCGTACGAGGTGGCCGCGCGGGCGGCTCGTGACGCCGCCCACGCGGCCGGGGACGTCCGGGCGGAGGGCCGGGCCCGGACCGCGCTCACCAACGTCCACCTCGTCGGCGGCCGGTTCGGCGAGGCGGACCAGGAGGCCCGGCTCGCCATGGAGCTGGCCGCCGACGCCCACGACCCGCTGCCGAGCTGCTGCGCCCCCAACGACCGCGGGATCATCGCGATCTACCAGAACCGCCACGCCGACGGCGAGCGCTATCTGGAGCAGGCCATCGAGAACTTCCGGGCCGACGGCAACGACGTCGGCGAGGCCAGCGCCCGCTGCAACCTCTCCCGGATCCATCTGGCCATGGGCCGCACCGCCAGCGCCATCGAACTCGCCCAGCAGGGCATCGACATCTACGACCGGATGGGGCTGACTCTGCGCCTGGCCAACGGCCGCTACGCGCTCGGCATCGCCCTGACCGAGGCCGGTCAGCTCGCGGAGGCGCTCGGCCAACTCACCGCCGCCCTCGCGCTGTTCCACGAGAACCGCCAGCCGCTGTGGGAGGGCGTCACCCACTTCCGTATCGCCGAAGTGCATCTGGCGGGACGCCGGTTCGGGCTGGCCGCGCGCCACGCGGAGCAGGCCATCGCGCTGCGCGGCATCGGCGGGGAGTGGCGGCGCGGGACGGTGCTCACCGTGCTCGGCAAGGCGCTCTCCCGCCTCGGCCAGCCCGACCGCGCGAGCGCCTGCTGGGGCGAGGCCCTGTCCATCTTCGAGCAGCTCGGCTCCCCGGAGGCGGACGAGGTGCGCGGGCTGCTGGCCCCGACCGCGGTGGCCTAGGGCGGCAACGCCGCGGCGACCATGGGGCGTTCATCATTCGTTTATCGGCTCCCGGCACTGTTGCACTCATCGATCCGCCGCATCGGGGGCTGGCGGATCGCGGTGAGGTCACACCGTTAAGGTGAACGGCCCGGACCGCCCGTCCGACGGCCCTCGGGGGAGTCGTCAGGCGGGCGGTTTCGCTCGTTTGCAGCACGACTTGCTGGAGTTGGTGAACATGAGTAAGACGAAGAAGAGCGACGTCATCAAGCCGCTCGACAACCACGCCTCCCTCGTGGAGGAGGGTGCCGTCGACACCACGACGGACCCGGCCGGGGCCACGACGGCCGCTGCGGACAAGACCGCCACGGTCAAGCCGCTCGACAACCACGCCTCCGACGAGACCGCCTGAGTCTTCGCCGACGGGGGAATCCGGCCGCGGTGGCACCGACAGGTGCCTGCCGCGGCCGGCGCGTTTCCCGGGGCGGGGCGGCCGCCCTACGCCGTACGCGCCGTCCCCGTGCCCTTCTCCGCGTCCAGGGCGTAGACGCAGCGGTCCTTGCTGCACGCGTACACCACGCCGTCCTTGACCACGGGTGAGCCGGTGATCTCGCCGCCGGTCGCCAGCTTCCAGCGCAGCCGGCCGTCGTCGGCCTTGAGCGTGTAGAGCAGGTGGTCCGTGGAGCCGAAGTGGATGCGGCCTTCGGCGACCGCGGGGGCGCCCACGATGTCGCCGCCCGCCTGGAAGCGCCACTTGGGCGTGCCCGTGACGGCGTCCAGGGTGTACAGGCCCTTGCCGCTGCCCACGTGGACGTGCCCGGCGGCCACCAGGACCGGCTCGATGGAGGTGCGGGCCTCGGTGGCGATGCGCCAGCGGTCGCGGCCGTCGGCGGCGTCGAGGGCGTACACCGTGCCGAGGTAGTCGGCGAGGTAGAGGCCGCCGCCGGTCACCGCGGGGCCGGGGACGAAGGCGGGCGGGCACAGGAAGGCCGCGGGGGCCTCGAAGTGCCAGCGCACCATGCCGCTCGCCGCGTCGATGGCGAGCACGCGCGTCCCGGCCGAGATGTACACCTGGCCGTCGGGAGCGTGGGTCAGGCGGATCGGTACGCCACCGCAGGACGCGGCGTCTCCGATGGGGTACGACCAGCGCTCCTCGCCCGAGCGGGCGTCGAGGGCGCGCAGCCGGCCGTCCTGCCACACGAAGACCCGGCCGTCGTGGACGGACGGTCCGGCCTCGGGCGACTCGAAGTCGGTCTGGCAGCCGGAGATCTCCCACAGCTTCTGACCGCCGGCGGCGTCCCAGGCCTGGGCGCCGCCGCCGCGGGTGCCGGTGACGACCGTGCCCCGGTCGGCCTGGAGGGAGTACACCCAGGCGTCCGTGGACAGCCGCCACAGGTCGGTGCCCTCGCGGGCCTGAAGGGCGAAGAGGGTGGGGCCGTCGGAGGCGTGGATACGGCCGTCCGCGACCGCCATCGACCAGGCGACGTCGCGGGTCTTGAAACGGCGTCGGCCGGTGGCCACGTCCAGGGCGTGCACCTCGAAGGAGGTGACGTAGACGAGGTCGCCGTCGACGGCCGGGGTGCCCCAGACGTCGTTGGACATGCGAAAGCGCCACGGGCGCCAGCCCGCCCCGGGCTCCGGGGGCGCAGGCGGGGCCGGCGGGACGACGGGATCGGCGCCGTTGACGCCGGCGCGCGGGCGCGACCAGTGAGCGACCAGGCCGGCCTCCGGCGGCGGTGCCTTGACGGCGGCGGCGCGGGCGTCGGCGACGCGCGGGCCGGGCCCGATCGGCACCTGGGCGCCGGCCAGCCGCACCGGTCCGGTGTCATGGCCGCCGGCGGTCACGGGGACGGGCGCGGGCCCGGCGGGGGCCGGGACGGCGGGGTCGTACGGCGGCGGCGGGGGCACGGCCGCACGGCCGCCGCTGCGCGGTCCGGCCGGGGGCGCGGACGGCCTGACGGGCGGGCGGCCGCCGCGGCGGGCCTCGATCAGGCTGACCGCCTTCTCCGGCAGCCACGCGGACGCCGTACCGCTGTCGTCGGAGCCGGCGCCGAACAGGTGCGGGGCGAGCTGGGCCTGGAGGTCGGCGGGGTTGGGCCGGCCCGTGGCCTCCATCTGCATGCAGGACTCGATGAGCGGGCGCAGCTCGTCCGGGAGCCCTTCGAGGTCCGGTCCCTCGCGCAGCAGCATGAAGACGGTCTCGACCGGGTTGGCGCCGTGGAAGGGCGGGTGGCCGGTGGCGGCGAAGACCAGCATCGAGCCGAGCGAGAAGACGTCGCTCGCGCCGGTCACGCTGCGCGAGTCCTTGGCCTGCTCCGGGGACATGTACGCGGGCGTGCCGACGGCGACGTTCGTCATCGTCAGACGGGTGTTGGAGACGCCGGAGGCGATGCCGAAGTCGATGACCCGGGGGCCGTCCTCGACGACGAGCACGTTGGACGGCTTGAGGTCGCGGTGGACGAGCCCGGCGCCGTGGATGGACTGCAGCGCCTCCGCGACGCCCGCCGCGAGCCAGCGCACCGCCTGGGCCGGCAGCGGCCCGCACTCGTTCACTATCTCCTCGAGGGAGGGCGCGGGTACGTACGCGGTGGCGAGCCAGGGCACGGCCGCGCGCGGATCGGCGTCCACGACCGCGGCCGTGTAGAAGCCGGAGACCGCCCGTGCCGCCTCCACCTCGCGGGTGAAGCGGACCCGGAAGAGCTGGTCCTCGGCGAGTTCCGTGCGGACCGTCTTGATCGCCACGCGCCGGCCGGACGCCGAGCGCGCGAGATACACCAGTCCCATTCCGCCGGCACCCAGCCGTCCCAGCACCTCGAACGGCCCGATCCGCCGCGGGTCGTGCTGCGTCAGCTGATCCACCACTTGCCTGCCACCTCCCCGTACGAGCCGCGTCACCCACATATGTACGCGACCCCGTGCAGCGTCTCACCACCGCACCGCCGAGGCGGCACGCACCCTGATTCTTCCTGGCCGGAGCACTGGTTGCGAACCCGGGGCAATATCGGGGTGTCCCGCTACAAGTGCGACAAATCACCGGCTTGTCGACGCCTCAGCGCTGGAGCAGCGCGAAGGACGCCCCCTGATTGTCGACGACGACGGCCACGCGTCCGTACGACGCGTCGAAGGCGGGCACCTGCACCCGGCCGCCGAGCCGGCGAACGTCCTCGGTCGCCGTATCGCAGTCGTCCACCCGGAAGTGCACGAGCAGGTGCGGCGGCATCTCGGCCGGGAAGGCGTCGGAGACGGGGGCGCGGCCGAACTCGGGCACGGCGCCGGGGCCGAACAGGGCGTCGTGGAACAGGGCGCCGTAGAAGGCGTTGGCCATCTCGGTGTTCCGGGCGTAGAGCTGCACCCAGGCGAAGGTGCCGGGCTCGTCGCGCCGCCCGAAGCCCGGGTGGCCCCCGGCCTGCCACAGTCCGAAGACGGCGCCCTCGGGGTCGGTGACGAGCGCGGCGGTGCCGAGGCCGCCCTCGGTGGGCAGCGGGGCCGTCACCACCTGGCCACCCGCCGCGAGGATCCGCCGGGACAGCGCCTCCGCGTCCGGGGTGGCGAAGTAGACCGTCCAGACGGTCGGCATGCGGCCGTCCGACTTGTGCGACAAGGCGGCGACGGGGGCGCCATCCTGCCGGCCCCAGACGGTGCCCAGCACCGGGGCGTCCTCGTCGAAGGTCCACCCGAAGAGCTCACCGTAGAAGCGCTTTCCCGCCGCGACGTCGGGCAGCTGTGCGTCCGCCCAGCACGGGACGCCCTCCCCGAATCCCGATGCGCTGTTTTCGGCCATATCCACAAAGTAACCGGCTCCCGCGCGCCCCGCAGGACCAAGGAAACCGGGCCCCGCACCGGCCCGCACCCCATTTGCAGTCGGCCAAATCGCGCTGGGATCCCCCCTCGGTAAGCTGACGGCATGACAGGACAAGTGCGTACCGTCGACGGCCGCGTGGCCGGGAGACGTGGGCAGGCGACCCGCCAGAAGCTGCTCGACTGCCTCAGCGAGATGCTCAGCTCCTCCCCGTACCGCGACGTCAAGGTCATCGATGTCGCCCGGAAAGCGGGCACTTCGCCCGCGACCTTCTACCAGTACTTTCCGGACGTCGAAGGTGCCGTCCTGGAGATCGCCGATCACATGGCCGCCGACGGCGCCGGGCTGGCCGAGCTGCTGGAGGGACGCAGCTGGGTCGGCAAGGCTGGCTGGCAGACGGCGCAGGAACTCGTGGACGGATTCCTCGACTTCTGGCGCAAGCACGACGCCATCCTTCGCGTCGTCGATCTCGGCGCCGCCGAAGGGGATAAACGTTTCTACAAGCTCCGCATGAAGATCCTCAGTTCGGTGAACAGCGCCCTGTCGGACGCCGTCGCCGAGCTCCAGTCCAAGGGCAAGGTCGACAAGGACGTGAACCCGGCGGCGATCGCGGGCTCGCTGGTCACCATGCTCGCGGGCGTGGCCTCGCACCAGAAGGGCTTCCAGACCTGGGGCGTCAAGCAGGCCGAACTGAAGCCGAACCTGGCGCTGTTGGTGTATCTGGGCGTCACGGGCAAGAAGCCGGCGAAGTAACACCCTTTCGAGATCACACGTCCTGTCTGGCGGGCGTGACGCTCGCCGGAGTGATACTCACCCCATGTCGGCAACCGATCTCCACCATCTCCTGAGGTCACTGCGGGTCTGGGCGCCCGGCGTCACGCGGCTGCCCGCCTTCGACCCGGAGACCGCACCCTCCGCACCCCTCCCGCTGTTCACGACGTGGTTCGCCGAGGCGGTGGACGCGGGCCAGCCCGAGCCGCACACCATGTCGCTGGCCACGGCGGGCGAGGACGGCAATCCGGACGTACGCATCGTGATGCTGCACGGCGCGGACTCGGACGGCTGGTCCTTCGCCACCCACGCCACGAGCCGCAAGGGCCGTCAGCTCGACGCCCGCCCCTACGCGGCCCTGGTGTTCTACTGGCCGGTCCTGGGCCGCCAGGTCCGGCTCCGCGGCCCGGTCACACAGTCACCGCCCGAGGAGGGCCAGGCGGACCTCCACGCACGCTCCACGGGAGCGCTGGCCGCCGCACTGACGGGACAGCAGAGCGAAGTCCTGCCGTCCGTCGCGGAGTTGCGCGAGGCGTCCGAGGCCGCCTGGGAGCAGGCCCGCCTCGACCCGGCGACCCCGGCCCCGACGTGGACGCTGTACCGCCTGCGCCCCGACGAGGTCGAGTTCTTCCAGGGAGACGCCGAGCGCCGGCACGTGCGCCTCATCTACCGGCGGGCGGACGGACGTTGGATCCGAGAGCTGCTGTGGCCGTGAGGCCACAGGTTCCACCCGCTCCCCCTACATCCGTGATCGATTCGCAACCGATTCCCGTCTTGACCGAGACCCATCAAGCTGCAAGGTGATTACGCTCGCGCTCATGAGCGACTCCAGC includes the following:
- a CDS encoding pyridoxal 5'-phosphate synthase gives rise to the protein MSATDLHHLLRSLRVWAPGVTRLPAFDPETAPSAPLPLFTTWFAEAVDAGQPEPHTMSLATAGEDGNPDVRIVMLHGADSDGWSFATHATSRKGRQLDARPYAALVFYWPVLGRQVRLRGPVTQSPPEEGQADLHARSTGALAAALTGQQSEVLPSVAELREASEAAWEQARLDPATPAPTWTLYRLRPDEVEFFQGDAERRHVRLIYRRADGRWIRELLWP
- a CDS encoding AfsR/SARP family transcriptional regulator encodes the protein MDAGPRVPEQQRHPGSGAEPAALSLRFSVLGPVRAWRGEEPLSTGSPQQRALLAALLLREGRTATAAELIDALWGAEPPSQALAAVRTYASRLRKALDPGVLVSESGGYAVRGLRESALDLAHAQVLAAEAEKARGGGDLRQAREVLNRALALWDGEVLAGVPGPYAEAQRVRLEEWRLQLLETRLEMDLDQGCHAEAVSELTALTAAHPLRERLRELLMLALYRSGRQAEALAAYADTRRLLADELGVDPRPGLRELQQRILRADPSLAEPSVPAVEPAPAPVRPAQLPAQVPDFTGRAAFVAELGEVLASADGRVMAVSALAGIGGVGKTTLAVHVAHQARSAFPDGQLYVDLQGAGPRAAEPETVLGSFLRALGTPDSAIPDSLEERSALYRSVLDGRRVLVLLDNARDAAQVRPLLPGTEGCAALVTSRVRMVGLAGARLVDLDVMSPEEALSLFTKIVGAWRVASEREAALDVVAACGFLPLAIRIAASRLAARRTWTVSVLAAKLADERRRLDELQAGDLAVKATFELGYGQLEPAQARAFRLLGLADGPDISLAAAAAVLDLPAEDTEDLLESLVDTSLLESAAPGRYRFHDLVRLYARACAERDELPPGERTDALSRLLDFYLATAAGVYAIERPGDRLVDHLERTSYPGLAFASRHAAQDWLYAEAHCVMACVRQSVDGPGLRRAVDLLWASKDLAESGANARAYEVAARAARDAAHAAGDVRAEGRARTALTNVHLVGGRFGEADQEARLAMELAADAHDPLPSCCAPNDRGIIAIYQNRHADGERYLEQAIENFRADGNDVGEASARCNLSRIHLAMGRTASAIELAQQGIDIYDRMGLTLRLANGRYALGIALTEAGQLAEALGQLTAALALFHENRQPLWEGVTHFRIAEVHLAGRRFGLAARHAEQAIALRGIGGEWRRGTVLTVLGKALSRLGQPDRASACWGEALSIFEQLGSPEADEVRGLLAPTAVA
- a CDS encoding PQQ-binding-like beta-propeller repeat protein: MVDQLTQHDPRRIGPFEVLGRLGAGGMGLVYLARSASGRRVAIKTVRTELAEDQLFRVRFTREVEAARAVSGFYTAAVVDADPRAAVPWLATAYVPAPSLEEIVNECGPLPAQAVRWLAAGVAEALQSIHGAGLVHRDLKPSNVLVVEDGPRVIDFGIASGVSNTRLTMTNVAVGTPAYMSPEQAKDSRSVTGASDVFSLGSMLVFAATGHPPFHGANPVETVFMLLREGPDLEGLPDELRPLIESCMQMEATGRPNPADLQAQLAPHLFGAGSDDSGTASAWLPEKAVSLIEARRGGRPPVRPSAPPAGPRSGGRAAVPPPPPYDPAVPAPAGPAPVPVTAGGHDTGPVRLAGAQVPIGPGPRVADARAAAVKAPPPEAGLVAHWSRPRAGVNGADPVVPPAPPAPPEPGAGWRPWRFRMSNDVWGTPAVDGDLVYVTSFEVHALDVATGRRRFKTRDVAWSMAVADGRIHASDGPTLFALQAREGTDLWRLSTDAWVYSLQADRGTVVTGTRGGGAQAWDAAGGQKLWEISGCQTDFESPEAGPSVHDGRVFVWQDGRLRALDARSGEERWSYPIGDAASCGGVPIRLTHAPDGQVYISAGTRVLAIDAASGMVRWHFEAPAAFLCPPAFVPGPAVTGGGLYLADYLGTVYALDAADGRDRWRIATEARTSIEPVLVAAGHVHVGSGKGLYTLDAVTGTPKWRFQAGGDIVGAPAVAEGRIHFGSTDHLLYTLKADDGRLRWKLATGGEITGSPVVKDGVVYACSKDRCVYALDAEKGTGTARTA
- a CDS encoding TetR family transcriptional regulator, which encodes MRTVDGRVAGRRGQATRQKLLDCLSEMLSSSPYRDVKVIDVARKAGTSPATFYQYFPDVEGAVLEIADHMAADGAGLAELLEGRSWVGKAGWQTAQELVDGFLDFWRKHDAILRVVDLGAAEGDKRFYKLRMKILSSVNSALSDAVAELQSKGKVDKDVNPAAIAGSLVTMLAGVASHQKGFQTWGVKQAELKPNLALLVYLGVTGKKPAK
- a CDS encoding CehA/McbA family metallohydrolase yields the protein MCEDEHGRRPAPGPGRRALLVTGAAAALTLEGVSFAAADTSGPQTRTLRGTLPPGAPDFVYLPVEVPSGVREIRVSYTYERPSVPAGTTGNALDIGLFDGRGTDLGGRGFRGWSGGARTEFFVRADDATPGYIPGPVDAGTWHLVLGPYTVAPQGLAYEITVTLVHGEPGATPRQVYPPERARGRGRDWYRGDCHLHSWYSDGRRTPAEIAALARAAGLDFINSSDHNTHSAHPHWAAEAGDDLLIMLGEEITTRNGHVVALGTDPGTFVDWRYRARDNRFGRFAREIRRAGGLVVPAHPHATCVGCAWKFGFGEADAVEVWNGPYTPDDEVALAAWDAQLIASVRQNRAWLPAMGNSDAHRDPDVVGSPQTVVLADDLTREAVQEGIRAGRSYVAESRHVTMAFTATGGRGQLAGIGERLEMDADTPVTVRLEVSGAPRCTVRLVTDEGVLLTSDPLPVTGSGVVEWHTTPSYAAYVRAELRHETAAGPLPGALAGVTNPIFLGRRPTT
- a CDS encoding VOC family protein — translated: MAENSASGFGEGVPCWADAQLPDVAAGKRFYGELFGWTFDEDAPVLGTVWGRQDGAPVAALSHKSDGRMPTVWTVYFATPDAEALSRRILAAGGQVVTAPLPTEGGLGTAALVTDPEGAVFGLWQAGGHPGFGRRDEPGTFAWVQLYARNTEMANAFYGALFHDALFGPGAVPEFGRAPVSDAFPAEMPPHLLVHFRVDDCDTATEDVRRLGGRVQVPAFDASYGRVAVVVDNQGASFALLQR